In Desulfoferula mesophila, the genomic window TGCTTCATGGACGGCATCATCTCGCCGTGATAGGTGGCCGAGCCGAACAAATAGGCGTCGTAGCCGTTCAACTCGGCCGGGTCCTTGATGGTCGAGGCGTTTTTGATATCCACCTCCATGCCGGTCATGCGCAGGCCCTCGGCGATAAGCTCGGCGATGCGCTCGGTCTGGCCGCTGCGGGTGGCGAAAACGATCAGGGCTTTGGACATTGCTTGAACTCCTTATTAGACGCCGCCGCTCAGGCGGCCCCCTCCACGATCTTGCGTCCCAGGGCGCGGGCCTCGTCCATGGTATGGGGCACGCTGGCGGCCCCGTCTTTTTTCTCCACCCCCTTGAGCAACATCCCGGCCTCGTAGGTCATGTCCAGGGCGTCGTAAAAATAGCGGGCGGTGAGTTCCATGCACTCGAACATGCGCGGGCCCTTGGTGGCCCCCACGGCCACCAGATATCCCCGGCCGCTGTCAAAGCTGCGGCGGGCCTCGGGGGTGGTCTTTTTGAGCACCCGCCCGGCCCAGCAGGCCTGGCTGCGGTCGATCAGGGCCTTGCACTGGGCCGGCACGTTGTAGAAAAACACCGGCGCGGCCAAGACCACGGCCTCGGCCCGCTCCAGCAGCGGGTAGACCTTTTGCATGTCGTCGTCCACCACGCACTGGCCGGTCTTGTCGCAGCCGCCGCACTCGATGCAGCCGCTCATCTTGAGGCGGCGGCAGTATACCTTTTCCACCTCGGCCCCGGTCTTGGCGGCCTCTTCCAGCACGGCGTCCAACAGCGCGTCGGTGTTGCCCCCCTTGCGGGGGCTGCCGTAGATGCCCAGAACCAGCATGTCGCCTAGACCAGACGGTCGTCGGTGCCGGGCCCGGCGCAATCAGGGGTGTAGCAGCTCACGTCGATGAACTCGCACTTCTCGTGACAGGAGGGGCATTCCTCGGCGGGTTTCTCGGCGGTGTAGGTGTAGCCGCACTTGGTGCACTTCCAGGTTACCTGGGGAATAACGGTCATTTCGCTCTCCGGGTTTTGCAAGTTATCTGCCTAGCGCCTGGGCGCTACCGTCTGCCTAATTAAGTATAAAGGAATTCCCGTCCGCGAGGCTATGAACCTTCCTCCACGCCGGCGCCAGGTCCGGCCAGGGGCCGGAACAGCTTTTTGCCCGCTCCGCAACTGGGGCATTTGTAATCCTCGGGGATCTCCGCCCAGCAGGTGCCCTTATCCACCTTGCCTTTTTTGCATCCACGCTCCGGGTTGTAGATGTAGCCGCAGTTGTTGCCCTGGCATTGATACATTTCCTTGGGGTTGGGCATGGGGCACCTCGGCTGTTGATAATTATTACTATTTAATATGCCGATACTGGCCCCCACTGTCAAGCCGAGGAAGCAATCCGGAGCTGCAATTTATTTTAAATAAAGAGTATCCATTCACTAATGTATACGTCGCTCCATACTCTTTTTTGCCTCACGTTAACTAAAATCGAGCCTCTATCTAATAGTCGGTTTCATTTAGGGGTATTAACTTTGTGATTATCACGGCAATTTTCAGTGCCACAATCAGGAATCAATATTTTTTAACAGATTTTATTTTTATTGCAATTTAGGGGTATTACCCATTGTTTCGTCATGGAGGTCTTTGGCATAATTTAATGAATAACGAGCGTCACCCAAGGCTATTGAGGGGGCGCGCCACTGGCGCGAGGTGATGGATGGCCGAGTCTTTCCTAAAAAAACTCTGGCGCATAAAATATTTCAAACCAACATTCTTTATCGTTCTAGGCCTCATCTTGGCCTTTCCTCTTTTCAGCCTCACTTACTACAGCATGTACCGCACCTCTACCCCGGAGTTCTGCGCCTCGTGTCATGAAATTCAGGGTGCCTACAACGACTGGCGCACCTCCAGCCACGCGGTCAACCGCAAGGGCTTCGTGGCCGACTGCATGGACTGCCACCTGCCCGCGCCCCACGACACCTTCAACTTTTTCTACGCCAAGACCGCCCACGGCCTGAAGGACGTGGCGGTGCACTTTTTCGGCGGCAAATACGACCGCGCCGAGCAGCGGCGCAAGGCCTGGGGCAACATCAAGAACGACCAGTGCCTCAAGTGCCACCGCAACCTCTTGTACATGCCATACAAGCGCGGGGCCATGTTGGCCCACCGCAGCGTGCTCTACCCGCGCCCCGGATATGAAAAACGCTGTCTGGACTGCCACCGGCCCTTGGTGCACATGCCCAAGCCGCTCTACATCTATGGCAGCTGACGGTCTTACGGGTCTTTGGACAACGCAAGGAAGGGATGGAGGGAAATGAAAAAGGCGATCATCCTGGCGGGGCTGGCTATGCTGGCC contains:
- a CDS encoding cytochrome c3 family protein — translated: MAESFLKKLWRIKYFKPTFFIVLGLILAFPLFSLTYYSMYRTSTPEFCASCHEIQGAYNDWRTSSHAVNRKGFVADCMDCHLPAPHDTFNFFYAKTAHGLKDVAVHFFGGKYDRAEQRRKAWGNIKNDQCLKCHRNLLYMPYKRGAMLAHRSVLYPRPGYEKRCLDCHRPLVHMPKPLYIYGS
- a CDS encoding rubredoxin-like domain-containing protein; the encoded protein is MTVIPQVTWKCTKCGYTYTAEKPAEECPSCHEKCEFIDVSCYTPDCAGPGTDDRLV
- a CDS encoding flavodoxin family protein produces the protein MLVLGIYGSPRKGGNTDALLDAVLEEAAKTGAEVEKVYCRRLKMSGCIECGGCDKTGQCVVDDDMQKVYPLLERAEAVVLAAPVFFYNVPAQCKALIDRSQACWAGRVLKKTTPEARRSFDSGRGYLVAVGATKGPRMFECMELTARYFYDALDMTYEAGMLLKGVEKKDGAASVPHTMDEARALGRKIVEGAA
- a CDS encoding rubredoxin, with translation MPNPKEMYQCQGNNCGYIYNPERGCKKGKVDKGTCWAEIPEDYKCPSCGAGKKLFRPLAGPGAGVEEGS